One segment of Nocardia farcinica DNA contains the following:
- a CDS encoding murein hydrolase activator EnvC family protein produces the protein MRASVFGGLLVLALLLPSGVATVSTGSAPASAAPVTREAPADVPSVAAARGAFGWPLRPRPQIERRFDKPERDWLPGHRGVDLAGMPGQPVLAAGDGIVVFAGTVAGKRVVSVDHPGGLRTTYEPVQPAVTVGHRVTRGTVLGTLEAGHPGCHAPACLHWGLRREAGRRGRPEYLDPLGLLRLAPLRLLPLDGTRAPP, from the coding sequence GTGCGGGCATCGGTCTTCGGTGGACTGCTGGTCCTGGCGCTGCTGTTGCCGAGCGGTGTGGCCACGGTGTCGACCGGATCGGCCCCGGCGAGCGCGGCCCCCGTGACGCGCGAAGCGCCTGCCGATGTGCCTTCGGTCGCCGCGGCGCGGGGTGCGTTCGGGTGGCCGTTGCGGCCTCGGCCACAGATCGAACGGCGTTTCGACAAGCCCGAGCGGGACTGGCTGCCGGGGCACCGCGGGGTCGATCTCGCCGGGATGCCCGGTCAGCCGGTGCTGGCCGCCGGAGACGGCATCGTGGTGTTCGCCGGAACGGTGGCGGGCAAGCGCGTGGTCTCGGTCGATCATCCCGGCGGGCTGCGCACCACCTACGAGCCGGTGCAGCCCGCGGTCACGGTCGGGCACCGGGTCACGCGCGGCACGGTGCTCGGGACGCTCGAGGCCGGCCACCCCGGGTGCCACGCACCGGCGTGCCTGCACTGGGGACTGCGGCGGGAGGCGGGCCGCCGCGGACGGCCCGAGTACCTCGACCCGCTGGGGTTGCTCCGTCTCGCACCGCTCCGGCTCCTGCCCCTCGACGGCACGCGGGCACCACCGTGA
- the rpsB gene encoding 30S ribosomal protein S2, whose translation MAVVTMKQLLDSGAHFGHQTRRWNPKMKRFIFTDRNGIYIIDLQQTLTYIDKAYEFVKETVAHGGTVLFVGTKKQAQESIAAEATRVGMPYVNQRWLGGMLTNFSTVHKRLQRLKELEAMEQTGGFEGRTKKEILMLTREMNKLERTLGGIRDMQKVPSAIWVVDTNKEHIAVGEARKLNIPVIAILDTNCDPDLVDYPIPGNDDAIRSAALLTKVVASAVAEGVQARAGLASGDAKPEAGAGEPLAEWEQELLAQANPNAEGSAEAAPAAATEEAPAAQTPADF comes from the coding sequence ATGGCTGTCGTAACCATGAAGCAGCTGCTCGACAGCGGCGCACACTTCGGACACCAGACCCGGCGCTGGAACCCGAAGATGAAGCGGTTCATCTTCACCGACCGCAACGGCATCTACATCATCGACCTGCAGCAGACGCTGACCTACATCGACAAGGCGTACGAGTTCGTCAAGGAGACGGTCGCCCACGGTGGCACCGTGCTCTTCGTCGGTACCAAGAAGCAGGCGCAGGAGTCGATCGCGGCCGAGGCCACCCGCGTGGGCATGCCCTACGTGAACCAGCGGTGGCTGGGCGGCATGCTCACCAACTTCTCCACCGTGCACAAGCGCCTGCAGCGCCTCAAGGAGCTCGAGGCGATGGAGCAGACCGGTGGCTTCGAGGGTCGCACCAAGAAGGAAATCCTCATGCTCACGCGTGAGATGAACAAGCTGGAGCGCACCCTCGGCGGTATCCGCGACATGCAGAAGGTGCCCTCGGCCATCTGGGTCGTCGACACCAACAAGGAGCACATCGCCGTCGGCGAGGCGCGCAAGCTGAACATCCCGGTCATCGCGATCCTGGACACCAACTGCGACCCCGACCTGGTCGACTACCCGATCCCGGGCAACGACGACGCCATCCGTTCGGCCGCGCTGCTGACCAAGGTCGTCGCCTCCGCGGTGGCCGAGGGCGTGCAGGCCCGCGCGGGCCTGGCCTCCGGCGACGCCAAGCCCGAGGCGGGCGCGGGCGAGCCGCTGGCCGAGTGGGAGCAGGAGCTGCTGGCGCAGGCGAACCCGAACGCGGAGGGCTCGGCCGAGGCCGCGCCCGCTGCCGCGACCGAGGAAGCCCCGGCCGCGCAGACCCCGGCCGACTTCTGA
- the tsf gene encoding translation elongation factor Ts, with amino-acid sequence MANYTAADVKRLRELTGSGMMDCKNALAETDGDFDKAVELLRIKGAKDVGKRAERTTAEGLVAAKDGVMIEINSETDFVAKNDEFQALANQIVTAAAAAKTADLDSLKALDLGDGRTADAALQELAAKIGEKLELRRVVSLDGPVATYLHKRASDLPPAVGVLVEYQGAGDAAAEAARAAAMQVAALKAKYVTRDEVPADIVENERRIAEQTAREEGKPEAALPKITEGRVNGFFKDVVLLEQPSVTDNKKTVKQQLDEAGVTVTRFARFEVGQA; translated from the coding sequence ATGGCGAACTACACCGCTGCCGATGTGAAGCGGCTCCGCGAGCTCACCGGCTCCGGAATGATGGACTGCAAGAACGCGCTGGCCGAGACCGACGGCGACTTCGACAAGGCCGTCGAGCTGCTGCGCATCAAGGGCGCCAAGGACGTGGGCAAGCGCGCCGAGCGCACCACCGCCGAGGGCCTGGTCGCCGCCAAGGACGGCGTGATGATCGAGATCAACTCCGAGACCGACTTCGTCGCCAAGAACGACGAGTTCCAGGCGCTCGCGAACCAGATCGTCACCGCCGCCGCGGCCGCCAAGACCGCCGACCTGGACAGCCTCAAGGCGCTGGACCTGGGCGACGGCCGTACCGCCGACGCCGCCCTGCAGGAGCTGGCCGCCAAGATCGGCGAGAAGCTCGAGCTGCGCCGCGTGGTGTCGCTCGACGGCCCGGTCGCCACCTACCTGCACAAGCGTGCCTCCGACCTGCCGCCCGCCGTCGGCGTGCTGGTGGAGTACCAGGGTGCGGGCGACGCCGCGGCCGAGGCCGCCCGTGCCGCCGCCATGCAGGTCGCCGCGCTCAAGGCCAAGTACGTGACCCGCGACGAGGTCCCCGCCGACATCGTGGAGAACGAGCGCCGCATCGCCGAGCAGACCGCTCGGGAGGAGGGCAAGCCCGAGGCCGCCCTGCCCAAGATCACCGAGGGCCGCGTCAACGGCTTCTTCAAGGACGTCGTCCTGCTGGAGCAGCCGTCGGTGACCGACAACAAGAAGACCGTCAAGCAGCAGCTGGACGAGGCCGGTGTCACCGTCACCCGCTTCGCCCGCTTCGAGGTCGGCCAGGCCTGA
- the pyrH gene encoding UMP kinase, whose amino-acid sequence MTDPGTDRPGYRRVLLKLGGEMFGGGKVGLDPDVVETVAEQIAEVVAGGVQVAVVIGGGNFFRGAELEERGMERARSDYMGMLGTVMNSLALQDFLQKQGVDTRVQTAITMGQVAEPYLPLRAKRHLEKGRVVIFGAGMGMPYFSTDTTAAQRALEIGADVVLMAKAVDGVFDADPRVVQTATMYTEITHKEVIERGLKVADATAFSLCMDNQMPILVFNLLTKGNIARAVAGEKIGTLVRS is encoded by the coding sequence ATGACGGACCCGGGTACCGACCGTCCAGGATATCGCCGGGTACTTCTCAAACTGGGTGGTGAAATGTTCGGCGGCGGCAAGGTCGGACTCGATCCCGACGTCGTCGAAACGGTCGCCGAGCAGATCGCCGAGGTGGTCGCCGGCGGGGTGCAGGTGGCCGTGGTGATCGGCGGCGGCAACTTCTTCCGCGGCGCCGAACTCGAGGAACGCGGTATGGAGCGGGCCCGCTCGGACTACATGGGCATGCTCGGCACCGTCATGAACAGCCTTGCGCTGCAAGACTTCCTGCAGAAGCAAGGGGTGGACACCCGGGTGCAGACGGCCATCACGATGGGTCAGGTGGCCGAGCCGTATCTGCCGTTGCGCGCCAAGCGGCACCTGGAGAAGGGCCGCGTGGTGATCTTCGGCGCGGGCATGGGCATGCCGTACTTCTCCACCGACACCACCGCCGCGCAGCGCGCCCTCGAGATCGGGGCCGACGTGGTGCTGATGGCCAAGGCGGTGGACGGTGTGTTCGACGCCGATCCGCGCGTGGTGCAGACCGCCACGATGTACACCGAGATCACCCACAAAGAGGTGATCGAGCGCGGCCTCAAGGTCGCCGATGCGACGGCCTTCAGTCTGTGTATGGACAACCAGATGCCCATCCTGGTGTTCAATTTGTTGACGAAGGGCAATATCGCCCGAGCGGTCGCCGGTGAGAAGATCGGCACATTGGTTCGTTCCTGA
- the frr gene encoding ribosome recycling factor, with protein sequence MIEEALFDAEEKMEKAVSVAKDDLGTIRTGRANPGMFARVVVDYYGSPTPVTQMSSITVPEPRMVVIKPYEAGQLGAIETAIRNSDLGVNPTNNGDILRITIPQLTEERRRELVKQAKGKGEDAKVAIRNVRRKAMDELARIQKDGEAGEDEVGRAEKELDKTTAKYVSQIDELVKHKEAELLEV encoded by the coding sequence GTGATTGAAGAAGCGCTCTTCGACGCCGAGGAGAAGATGGAGAAGGCCGTCTCGGTGGCGAAGGACGATCTCGGGACCATCCGGACCGGCCGCGCGAATCCGGGCATGTTCGCCCGGGTGGTCGTGGACTACTACGGATCGCCCACGCCGGTCACCCAGATGTCCAGCATCACCGTGCCCGAACCGCGGATGGTGGTGATCAAGCCGTACGAGGCGGGGCAGCTCGGCGCGATCGAGACCGCGATCCGCAACTCCGATCTCGGCGTGAATCCCACCAACAACGGTGACATCCTGCGCATCACCATCCCGCAGCTCACCGAGGAGCGTCGCCGCGAGCTGGTCAAGCAGGCCAAGGGCAAGGGCGAGGACGCGAAGGTCGCCATCCGCAATGTCCGTCGCAAGGCGATGGACGAGCTGGCCCGCATCCAGAAGGATGGCGAGGCGGGCGAGGACGAGGTCGGGCGCGCCGAGAAGGAACTCGACAAGACCACCGCCAAATACGTGAGCCAGATCGACGAACTGGTCAAGCACAAGGAAGCCGAACTCCTCGAGGTCTGA
- a CDS encoding phosphatidate cytidylyltransferase, with protein MPANGTPETIHAHQGDPAPAATKSRAGRDLPAALAVGFGLGLSLIAILLFAPLVFIPFAATGIGVATWEVAKRLREADVLVPRIPLIVGGQAVFWAGWPFGAEGVVAAFAATALSCMVWRLFDHGLRTAPRNFLRDTAITVFTLAWIPLLAAFATLLLLEEDGNLRVLTFMILVVCSDVGGYVAGVLFGRHPMVPSISPKKSWEGFCGSLVFSVIGGLLTVTLLLQANSMIGVVLGVGLVLVATVGDLIESQIKRELGIKDMGTLLPGHGGIMDRLDSMLPSAFVAWLVLSTLI; from the coding sequence ATGCCGGCGAACGGCACACCTGAAACGATCCACGCGCACCAGGGCGATCCCGCGCCCGCGGCCACCAAATCCCGGGCGGGCCGTGACCTGCCCGCCGCGCTCGCCGTCGGCTTCGGTCTCGGGCTCTCGCTCATCGCGATTCTGCTGTTCGCGCCGCTGGTCTTCATCCCGTTCGCGGCCACCGGGATCGGTGTCGCGACCTGGGAGGTGGCCAAGCGGCTGCGTGAGGCCGACGTCCTGGTGCCGCGCATTCCGCTGATCGTCGGCGGGCAGGCCGTGTTCTGGGCGGGCTGGCCCTTCGGCGCGGAGGGCGTGGTGGCCGCTTTCGCCGCGACCGCGCTGAGCTGCATGGTGTGGCGACTGTTCGACCACGGGCTGCGCACCGCGCCACGGAACTTCCTGCGCGACACCGCCATCACGGTCTTCACCCTCGCCTGGATCCCGCTGCTGGCCGCCTTCGCGACGCTGCTGCTGCTCGAGGAGGACGGCAACCTGCGGGTGCTGACCTTCATGATCCTGGTGGTCTGCTCCGACGTCGGTGGATACGTCGCCGGCGTGCTGTTCGGCAGGCATCCGATGGTGCCCTCGATCAGCCCGAAGAAGTCCTGGGAGGGCTTCTGTGGGTCGCTGGTGTTCAGCGTCATCGGCGGCCTGCTGACCGTCACCCTGCTGTTGCAGGCGAATTCGATGATCGGCGTGGTGCTGGGCGTCGGCCTGGTGCTGGTGGCCACCGTGGGCGACCTCATCGAATCCCAGATCAAGCGGGAACTCGGCATCAAGGACATGGGCACGCTGCTGCCCGGCCACGGCGGCATCATGGACCGGCTCGACTCGATGCTGCCCTCGGCGTTCGTCGCGTGGCTGGTGCTCAGCACCCTGATCTGA
- a CDS encoding LapA family protein produces the protein MAANPEYDPDASGRDVPPVVGETTTRSISSKTGYTWVGLVAGTLILVVLLIFILQNLDTVEVQLFFWEFNLPLGVAVLLSVIGGALVMALVGGVRILQLRRAAKH, from the coding sequence ATGGCCGCGAATCCCGAATACGATCCCGACGCGAGCGGGCGGGATGTGCCGCCCGTCGTCGGGGAGACCACCACGCGCTCCATCTCCTCCAAGACCGGCTACACCTGGGTCGGGTTGGTGGCGGGCACGCTGATCCTGGTCGTGCTGTTGATCTTCATCCTGCAGAATCTCGACACCGTCGAGGTGCAGCTGTTCTTCTGGGAGTTCAACCTCCCGCTCGGGGTGGCGGTGCTGCTGTCGGTGATCGGCGGCGCGCTGGTGATGGCGCTGGTCGGCGGCGTGCGGATTCTCCAGTTGCGGCGCGCCGCCAAGCACTGA
- the rlmN gene encoding 23S rRNA (adenine(2503)-C(2))-methyltransferase RlmN, whose amino-acid sequence MTVSLPLVFDAPRRGMPPRHLADLDAEQRRAAVAELGLPKFRADQIARQYYGRLEADPARMTDLPAPVREQIGAALFPRLLDVVKHVACDDGRTRKTLWRAGDGTLLESVLMRYADRNTLCISSQAGCGMACPFCATGQGGLNRNLSTAEIVDQVRAAAAALRDGAVAGGPGRLSNIVFMGMGEPLANYKRVVAAVRRITAPAPDGLGISQRNVVVSTVGLAPAIRKLADEGLSVTLAVSLHTPDDELRDTLVPVNNRWPVAEVLDAARYYADTTGRRVSVEYALIRDINDQPWRADMLGAKLHKALGSRVHVNVIPLNPTPGSKWDASPKPVEREFVRRVNEQGVPCTVRDTRGQEIAAACGQLAAEN is encoded by the coding sequence ATGACGGTCTCCCTCCCCCTGGTTTTCGACGCTCCGCGCCGTGGCATGCCGCCCCGGCACCTCGCCGACCTCGATGCCGAGCAGCGGCGCGCGGCGGTCGCCGAGCTCGGGCTGCCGAAATTCCGGGCCGACCAGATCGCCCGCCAGTACTACGGGCGGCTGGAGGCCGATCCGGCGCGGATGACCGATCTGCCTGCCCCGGTCCGCGAGCAGATCGGCGCGGCGCTGTTCCCGCGCCTGCTGGACGTGGTCAAGCACGTGGCCTGCGACGACGGCCGCACCCGCAAGACGCTGTGGCGGGCCGGTGACGGCACGTTGCTGGAGAGCGTGCTCATGCGCTACGCCGACCGCAACACCCTGTGCATCTCCAGCCAGGCCGGCTGCGGCATGGCCTGCCCCTTCTGTGCCACCGGTCAGGGTGGGCTGAACCGCAACCTGTCCACCGCCGAGATCGTCGACCAGGTGCGCGCGGCCGCGGCCGCCCTGCGCGACGGTGCGGTCGCGGGCGGGCCGGGCCGGCTGTCCAACATCGTGTTCATGGGCATGGGCGAGCCGCTGGCGAACTACAAGCGCGTGGTCGCCGCGGTGCGCCGCATCACCGCACCCGCTCCCGACGGGCTCGGCATCTCCCAGCGCAACGTCGTCGTCTCCACCGTCGGCTTGGCCCCCGCCATCCGCAAGCTGGCCGACGAGGGGCTCTCGGTCACCCTCGCGGTCTCCCTGCACACCCCCGACGACGAGCTGCGCGACACCCTGGTGCCGGTGAACAACCGCTGGCCCGTCGCCGAGGTGCTCGACGCCGCCCGCTACTACGCCGACACGACCGGCCGCCGGGTGTCGGTCGAGTACGCGCTCATCCGCGACATCAACGATCAGCCCTGGCGCGCCGACATGCTCGGTGCGAAGCTGCACAAGGCGCTGGGCTCGCGGGTGCACGTCAACGTGATCCCGCTCAACCCGACTCCGGGCAGCAAGTGGGATGCCAGCCCGAAGCCGGTCGAGCGGGAATTCGTGCGCCGTGTCAACGAGCAGGGCGTGCCGTGCACGGTGCGCGACACGCGCGGCCAGGAGATCGCCGCGGCGTGCGGACAGCTCGCCGCCGAGAACTGA
- a CDS encoding zinc-binding dehydrogenase codes for MRAVQATRFGGPEVLAVRELPDPVPATGEVLIEVAAADVMFLDTRLRSGWGTDFFPVRPPYVPGGGVGGTVRAVGPGVDTAWLGARVVGPTAASGIGGGVPTGGYAERALVTEQTLLAVPAGLDIDRAVALVHDGRTALAAFDRATVQPGDLVLVTAAAGGLGTLLTQLAHRAGAKVVAAARGAAKLELAHRLGAHLSIDYSEPDWAEHARAATGGSGFHVVFDGVGGALGDGALAVTADGGRFLGYGSASGEFAGAHAAAARARGVEVVGLFDLQAGKPDWRALGAEALRMAAEGHLEVVVGQTFPLDQAAGAHAAIETRTAVGRTVLIP; via the coding sequence ATGCGTGCCGTGCAGGCAACCCGATTCGGCGGACCCGAGGTGCTCGCCGTCCGCGAGCTACCCGATCCCGTACCCGCGACCGGCGAGGTTTTGATCGAGGTCGCGGCGGCCGACGTGATGTTCCTCGACACCCGGTTGCGGTCCGGCTGGGGCACCGATTTCTTCCCGGTACGGCCGCCCTATGTCCCCGGCGGCGGCGTCGGTGGCACCGTGCGGGCCGTCGGTCCCGGGGTGGACACCGCGTGGCTGGGCGCGCGGGTGGTCGGGCCGACCGCGGCCAGCGGTATCGGTGGCGGGGTGCCGACCGGCGGCTACGCCGAGCGTGCGCTCGTCACGGAGCAGACCCTGCTCGCGGTGCCGGCGGGCCTGGACATCGACCGGGCGGTCGCGCTCGTCCACGACGGCCGCACCGCCCTGGCCGCGTTCGATCGCGCCACCGTACAGCCCGGTGACCTGGTGCTCGTCACCGCGGCGGCGGGCGGTCTCGGCACCCTGCTGACCCAGCTGGCACATCGGGCGGGGGCGAAGGTGGTGGCGGCGGCGCGCGGCGCGGCCAAACTCGAGCTCGCCCACCGCCTCGGCGCCCACCTGAGCATCGACTACAGCGAACCCGACTGGGCCGAGCACGCCCGCGCCGCCACCGGTGGCTCCGGCTTCCACGTGGTGTTCGACGGGGTGGGCGGCGCGCTCGGCGATGGCGCCCTGGCCGTCACCGCCGACGGCGGCCGGTTCCTCGGCTACGGCTCCGCCTCCGGCGAGTTCGCCGGCGCGCACGCCGCGGCCGCCCGCGCCCGCGGTGTCGAGGTCGTCGGCCTGTTCGATCTGCAGGCTGGCAAACCCGACTGGCGTGCGCTCGGCGCCGAGGCCCTCCGGATGGCCGCCGAAGGACACCTGGAAGTCGTTGTCGGCCAGACCTTTCCGTTGGATCAGGCGGCCGGCGCGCACGCCGCGATCGAGACCAGGACCGCGGTGGGTCGAACCGTGCTGATTCCCTGA
- a CDS encoding DUF5997 family protein gives MSPEQKSQMMKPLTAANKLGIYLPAAPEEFRNSPISRAELERLRTDPPAWLTELRRTGPFPRDVTARKLGVSNSGLARAEVSDALTADEIAALLADPPEWLIRERENYAQVQRENERIKAKRAEHRAATNRPAKNRFGTAPERRS, from the coding sequence GTGAGTCCGGAGCAGAAATCGCAGATGATGAAGCCGCTGACGGCGGCGAACAAGCTCGGCATCTACCTTCCGGCCGCGCCCGAGGAGTTCCGCAACTCCCCCATTTCGCGGGCCGAGCTGGAACGGCTGCGCACCGATCCCCCGGCCTGGCTCACCGAACTGCGCCGCACCGGCCCGTTCCCGCGCGACGTCACCGCCCGCAAGCTCGGCGTCTCCAACAGTGGCCTGGCCCGCGCCGAGGTCTCCGACGCCCTCACCGCCGACGAGATCGCCGCGCTGCTGGCCGATCCGCCGGAATGGCTGATCCGGGAGCGCGAGAACTACGCGCAGGTGCAGCGCGAGAACGAGCGCATCAAGGCCAAGCGGGCCGAGCACCGCGCGGCCACCAACCGCCCGGCCAAGAACCGCTTCGGCACCGCGCCGGAACGCCGATCTTGA
- a CDS encoding LysR family transcriptional regulator — MSRYASIDPTRLRWFAEVAEQLHFTRAAKTLGIARQRLSATVIELENELGVRLFVPGAQPTQLTEDGADLLRAAREILSTPAESEPAARTPERLRVGFVPGVTVSKWERIWGERFPDTPLETVPIAAAEQRGALDDGRVDMCFVRQPIERDGLGVIPLYRELPVVVVPKEHEISLFDEVSVADLAGERLQDAADIDQAAVVLEMVAAGVGPAIVPHSIARLHARRDLVYRTVTDHPDTEIALAWPSERTTVLVEEFIGVVRGRSARSSRGPSGPAANAKSTGKQAAGKQATGKQAAGKKATGKKGAGKKSAATGAEKAASPRAGARRGSAGRRGR, encoded by the coding sequence ATGAGCCGGTACGCCTCGATCGATCCCACCCGCTTGCGCTGGTTCGCGGAGGTCGCCGAACAGCTGCACTTCACGCGCGCGGCCAAGACGCTCGGGATCGCGCGGCAACGGCTCAGCGCCACCGTCATCGAGCTGGAGAACGAACTCGGGGTGCGGCTGTTCGTGCCCGGGGCACAGCCCACGCAGTTGACCGAGGACGGCGCGGACCTGCTTCGGGCCGCCCGCGAAATCCTGTCCACGCCAGCGGAATCCGAGCCGGCGGCCCGCACGCCGGAACGGTTGCGGGTGGGCTTCGTGCCGGGTGTGACGGTGTCGAAGTGGGAGCGGATCTGGGGCGAGCGGTTCCCGGACACCCCGCTCGAGACCGTGCCGATCGCCGCCGCCGAACAGCGCGGGGCGCTCGACGACGGCCGGGTCGACATGTGCTTCGTGCGCCAGCCGATCGAGCGTGACGGGCTCGGCGTGATCCCGCTCTATCGTGAGCTGCCGGTGGTGGTCGTGCCGAAGGAGCACGAGATCTCGCTGTTCGACGAGGTGAGCGTGGCGGATCTGGCGGGCGAGCGGCTCCAGGACGCCGCGGACATCGACCAGGCCGCGGTCGTGCTCGAGATGGTCGCCGCCGGTGTCGGGCCCGCCATCGTGCCGCATTCCATCGCCCGGCTGCACGCGCGCCGTGACCTGGTGTATCGGACCGTGACCGATCATCCCGACACCGAGATCGCGCTGGCCTGGCCGAGCGAGCGGACCACCGTGCTGGTGGAGGAGTTCATCGGCGTGGTGCGCGGACGATCGGCCCGGAGTTCACGCGGACCCTCGGGACCGGCAGCGAACGCGAAATCCACGGGAAAACAGGCCGCGGGAAAACAGGCCACGGGCAAACAGGCCGCGGGAAAAAAGGCCACGGGGAAGAAGGGTGCGGGAAAGAAGAGTGCGGCGACGGGCGCCGAGAAGGCCGCGTCGCCGCGCGCGGGTGCCCGGCGCGGAAGCGCCGGGCGGCGGGGCCGCTGA
- a CDS encoding DUF2631 domain-containing protein, producing MAATDIEPAHTERAVVTHVDTAEVPSAEWGWSGEAPRTFKAAGIIVALILLAMIIGNHHGNIENIFLVGFALAIFAIIGYDWIYRRKPR from the coding sequence GTGGCCGCCACGGACATCGAACCCGCCCACACCGAGCGCGCCGTCGTCACTCACGTGGACACCGCCGAGGTCCCCTCGGCCGAATGGGGCTGGAGCGGCGAGGCGCCCCGCACCTTCAAGGCCGCGGGCATCATCGTCGCGCTGATCCTGCTGGCGATGATCATCGGCAACCACCACGGCAACATCGAGAACATCTTCCTGGTCGGCTTCGCCCTGGCGATCTTCGCGATCATCGGTTACGACTGGATCTACCGCCGCAAGCCGCGCTAG
- the dxr gene encoding 1-deoxy-D-xylulose-5-phosphate reductoisomerase, which yields MRHNDGVSDIVRVLLLGSTGSIGTQALEVIAANPDKFEVVGLAARGGNPALLAEQMAATGTRNVAVADPAAGAALDIELAGPHAVTELVRRTEADVVLNALVGSLGLEPTLATLTAGTRLALANKESLVAGGSLVTRAAAPGQIVPVDSEHSALAQCLRGGRADEVDRLVLTASGGPFRGWTAQMLESVNPEAAKAHPTWSMGLMNTLNSASLVNKGLELIETHLLFGIPYDRIDVTVHPQSIVHSMVTFVDGSTLAQASPPDMKLPIALALGWPDRVPGAAVACDFSTASTWTFEPVDTEVFPAVELARQAGQAGGSVTAVYNAANEVAVQAFLDGRIRFPEIVRTVARAVEAADRWRAEPETVEDVLAADRWARGRAAELVGA from the coding sequence ATGCGCCACAATGACGGGGTGTCCGACATCGTGAGAGTCCTGCTGCTGGGCAGCACCGGATCCATTGGTACCCAGGCGCTGGAGGTCATCGCGGCCAACCCCGACAAGTTCGAGGTGGTCGGGTTGGCCGCGCGCGGCGGCAATCCGGCCCTGCTCGCCGAGCAGATGGCCGCCACCGGCACCCGCAATGTCGCGGTGGCCGATCCGGCGGCGGGCGCGGCGTTGGACATCGAGCTGGCCGGGCCGCACGCCGTGACCGAACTGGTGCGCCGCACCGAGGCGGACGTGGTGCTCAACGCGCTGGTCGGTTCGCTCGGCCTGGAACCCACCCTCGCGACGCTGACAGCGGGCACCCGGCTCGCCCTGGCCAACAAGGAATCACTGGTCGCGGGCGGGTCGCTGGTGACCCGCGCGGCCGCCCCCGGCCAGATCGTGCCGGTCGACTCCGAGCACTCGGCGCTGGCGCAGTGCCTGCGCGGCGGCCGCGCCGACGAGGTGGACCGGCTGGTCCTCACCGCCTCCGGCGGCCCCTTCCGCGGCTGGACCGCCCAGATGCTGGAGTCGGTGAATCCCGAGGCGGCGAAGGCGCACCCGACCTGGTCGATGGGGCTGATGAACACGCTGAACTCGGCGTCGCTGGTGAACAAGGGGCTCGAACTCATCGAGACCCACCTGCTGTTCGGTATTCCGTACGACCGCATCGACGTCACGGTGCACCCGCAGTCGATCGTGCACTCGATGGTCACCTTCGTGGACGGCTCGACGCTGGCCCAGGCCAGCCCGCCGGACATGAAGCTGCCCATCGCGCTCGCGCTCGGCTGGCCGGACCGGGTGCCCGGCGCGGCCGTGGCCTGCGATTTCAGCACCGCCTCGACCTGGACCTTCGAGCCGGTCGACACCGAGGTGTTCCCGGCCGTCGAGCTGGCCAGGCAGGCCGGGCAGGCGGGCGGCAGCGTCACCGCGGTGTACAACGCCGCCAACGAGGTCGCGGTGCAGGCGTTCCTGGACGGGCGGATCCGCTTTCCCGAGATCGTGCGCACGGTCGCCCGGGCGGTGGAGGCGGCCGACCGGTGGCGCGCCGAACCGGAGACGGTCGAGGACGTGCTGGCCGCCGACCGCTGGGCCCGGGGTCGGGCCGCCGAACTCGTCGGAGCGTGA